Genomic window (Marinobacter fonticola):
CCTCGGCCGAATCGATACTGCCGGGCGAGACCGCCGTCGTGTCCACATCCAGCCAGGCGCTCTTGCCGCGCAGGTTGTAGATATCTTCCAGGTAGGCCGATGTGTGAACCCGGCCGAGTTGCTCGGCGGTAGCGGCCTTGCCCGCGGCAACGTGCAGTCCGGCGATCGGGTGTTGCTCCAGGTACTGCATAATGGCCGTCAAGCGGCCAGGGTGCTCCGGATATTTCCACGGCACGTTGAGGGACGATAGAATCTGCCGGATGCGGCGATCCAGACGCGCCGGTAGAAAGGCGGCTTCGGTGTCCGGGGCGTGGGCCAGCACCCGTTCATCGTAGAACACAGTGACCTTGCGTTGGACTTCCATGAGTTAGCCTTAATCAGAGGTTCCTTAGAGTCTTTCGGGCTCATTCGTTGGCCGTTAGCGAGACCGAAAGTCAACGAATGAACTCTACGGCGTATCATGCCAATTATCGAGCCGCTCTCCCAGCATAGCCATTTATCGACGAACGTTCAGGCGCCGGAGGCGACAGACTCGCGAATGGTCCAACGCTCACTCTCCGCGTAACCTTTGATACACTTTGAAACCTTCCGCAGATCGAAGACGAGAGATGCCATGACCGATGAGAATGACAAGCGCCATTCTTCCCAGGATGAAACGGTGACCACCCGACGCGGTATCCGCAGTTTTGTATTGCGCCAGGGGCGAATGACCGAGGGTCAGAAGAAAGCCTACGACCGTAGCTGGCCACGTTTCGGGTTGACCCGTGAGCACGGCATGATTGACCCCCGGCAAGTGTTCGGCCGCGAGGCCGTGCTCAACCTCGAGATCGGATTCGGTATGGGCCAATCTCTGGCCACCATGGCGGAAGCGGCTCCAGAGCAGGACTTTATCGGTGTCGAGGTCCACACCGCCGGTGTGGGCGCCCTATTGAAGGAAGTCGAGGAGCGCCAGCTTGAGAATGTGCGTATCTACAGCATCGACGCCAACGATGTTATCGACCTTTGCCTGCCGGATGCGTCGCTGGACCGGGTGATGCTGTTCTTCCCCGATCCCTGGCACAAGAAGCGCCACCATAAGCGTCGTCTGGTGCAGGTGGACTTTGTGCAGCGCATCCGCCATAAACTGCGGGTGGGCGGTATCTTCCACCTGGCGACGGACTGGGAAAACTACAGCGAACACATGATGGACGTGATGAGCCAGTCAGAGGGGTTTGCCAACACGTTGCCGGAAGGCGGCTTTTCGCCGCGTCCCCAGGACCGGCCGCTGACCAAGTTTGAGCAACGCGGTCTACAGCGCGGGCACGGTGTTTGGGATCTGTTGTTCCGCCGCACGAATTAACCGCACGGCACACTAGTGCGCCAGTGTTTCTCGCCACAAGGGCGCTGTTCAGGTATGCAGTGAACGGCGCCGCGCGGCGCGGATAACCAGTAGGCCGGCGGTGCCCAGCATCAGCGCGGTAAACTTGATCAGTGCAAACAGGGAGGCCATGAGGCTCAGTGTATCGGTCGGTTGCGCCAGATTGCTGAGCAGGCAGATATTCTCCCCCACGTCGCTGGCGCCCGCGGCCACAAACAGGCCACGTACCCACCGCCCCGCCTGGCGCTCGCGAATACCGGGCCGGTCGAGCAAGAGGTAACCGGTGAGCGCCATCAGCGTAATCACATAAACCACGATAAAGGGCAGGTCCAGCAATAACGAGGCGACAACCCAGTGGCTGCTTTGGGTGCCCCAACTATTGAGGATCCGGATCGTCTGGTCTGCGGTCGCGGCAAACTGCAGGCTGATCACGCCCTGGGGCGCAGCCTGGGTAACCAGCGGCAAGTTGATAAGTACAAGCAGGACGAGAAGCGCAACCGTTGAAAAACCAAGCAATTTCAGGTGGCGCGGCATCGGGGGCAGGGTGGCTTCACTCATAACAGGAATCGTTCCAGGATACTGTTGAGATACCGCTGGCCCAGCGGTGTGGCCTGCAGGCGGTTCTGTTCCAGCAAACCGTCAGATCGCAGTGCTTTGAGTATCGCAGCAATCTCCTGCAATGGTAAACCGGTATACGCCTGGAACGCGGCCTCTTCAACGCCCTCATCCAGTCGCAGCACGTTCATCATGAATTCCAGTGGCAGATCGTCCCGCGCGAGCACCTGTTGGCCAGCGGTGCGGCTACCCAGTCGTTGTAGGTAAGCCTCCGGCTGACGCGTCTTCCAGAAGCGGCGGATTTCGCTGGTATCGGCGAAGGTGACCTTGCCGTGAGCGCCGGCGCCCAGAGCCAGGTAATCGCCAAAACGCCAGTAGTTGAGGTTGTGGCGCGAGGCCTGTCCCGGCTGGCACCAGGCGGAGATCTCGTAAGCCGTGAAGCCATGCTGGCGTAGGTGGGCATGACCTGCTTGATGAATATCCCAGAGCTGGTCGTCCTCGGGCAAGTCCGGCGGGCGGCTGTAAAATTCGGTGTTGGGTTCCAGGGTAAGCTGGTACCAGGACAGGTGAGGCGGGGCATACTGAAGTGCGGCATCCAGGTCTGCCAGGGCCTGCTCAACCGTTTGCCCTGGCAATCCATGCATCAGGTCCAGGTTGAAGTTGTCGAAGCCCGCTTCCCTCGCGGCGGCAATCGCACGGTGCGCATCCCGGTCGTCATGAATGCGGCCCAGGTTCTCGAGTTGTTGGGGATCGAAACTCTGGATGCCCAGCGATAGCCGGTTGATGCCTGCACTCCGGAAGCCCTCGAAGCGTGCCTGTTCGACGGTGCCGGGGTTGGCTTCCAGGGTGATTTCGGCATCGGGCGCAAACGACAGGTGACGGCCCAATCGGTCGAAAAGGCGGTGATAGAAATCGGCAGACATGAGCGATGGCGTGCCGCCACCGATAAAGACCGTCTCAATGCTGCGTCCTTGCACGCCGGCCAGATCCGGTTTCAGGTCTTCTTCCAGGGCATTGAGGTAGGCATCTTCGGGAATGTCGGTCTTCAGGGCATGCGAGTTGAAGTCGCAGTAGGGACACTTGCGCACGCACCAGGGCACATGGATATAAAGACTCAGCGGGGGCAGCTTGAGCGAACCGGGGTGGGTGCTCATGCGCCTCCGCGTAGCTTAAGGCTGGCCAGTAGACCCTCCAAGGCCTTGCCGCGGTGGCTCATGCGTCCTTTCACTGTACGTTCGAGTTCTGCCGCCGCGCAGCCGGTGTCCGGTACCCAGAATACCGGGTCGTAGCCGAAGCCGCCCGTGCCGACCGGCTCGCGCAGGATGCTGCCGTGCCATACGCCATGGCAGATGATCGGCGTCGGATCCTGAGCATGGCGTAGGTAGACCAACACGCAGTGGAACTGAGCGCCACGACGGTCGTCCGATATATCCTTGAGGGCGTCGAGCAGGTGCTCAATATTGTCCCGATCACTTGCGTTCTCGCCGGCGTAGCGCGCCGAGCGAACCCCGGGGGCGCCGCGCAAGGCGTCGACGGCCAGGCCCGAGTCATCCGCCAGCGCCGGTAGGCCGGTATGGCTGGCGGCGTTGCGCGCCTTGATCAGCGCGTTTTCCACGAAGGTTACTGCAGGCTCTTCGGCTTCGGGAACGCCGAGCGAGGCTTGGGATTCTACCGTTAGGTTCAGCGGGGCAAGCAGCTCACTCAGTTCGCGGATCTTCCCGGCGTTGTTGCTCGCCAGTACCAAACGTTGTTCGTTCATTGTTTCGCTCAGTCATTGACCAGAGTTTGGGCGACGCGGATCGGCATGGGATCGCGGGTGCCAGGCACGTTGGCTTCGAGCTGGAAGGTCAGCAATTCGCCGTCGCTAAACTGGAACTCGGCGATGTAGTAGGTCGCCTTGCCTTCGCTGATACGGCGAAACCCAAGGAAGCGACTCTGGCGGATATCGTTCATCACTTGACCTTCGACCTGTCCGGATACGGGTTGGAGGCCGCCTTGCTCAGTCTTCTCCAGGATGCTCACGTTAACGATGCCAATGGATTTACTGCGTACGATGCCGTATTGGGCCGCGACTTCCGGCGTCAGGAAGCTGCTGGGGAAGATGCTGTAGTGCACCTGATAGTCGCCGAACTTCTTGTATTGGCCCGCGTGAGCTTGAGCACCGGCCAGCAGCGCGCAGGCGGCCAGGAGCACGAACAATCGGTGAATAAGGGTCTTGGAACGCATGATGACCTCCTGCAGGTAATTCGGTAACCGCGCTAGCGCGTAATCCGGTAGATCGCGATTTGCCCGAGCATGTTGGGCCATAACCGGCTGAACCAGCGGTAGCGATGTTCACTGTCGACGACGGTGCGGTTCATGATGTGGATGTTCTTACGATAACAGAGTCCCTCGAAATCCTTGAACGTGCACAGGTGGATATTCGGCGTGTTGTACCACTTGTACGGCAGGGTTTCGGATTCCGGCATGCGACCGCGCCGCATCAGGTACCAGCGCAGCCGCCAGTAGGCGAAGTTTGGAAAAGTGACGATGCATTCCCGGCCGAGGCGCAGCATCTCATCGAGCACGATATCCGGCCGGCGTACCGCCTGCAGGGCTTGGGTCATGAGGACGACATCGAAGCTCTGGTCTTCGAAATTGCCTAGTCCCTGCAGGTCCAGGTTCTGCTCGATAACGCTGACGCCGCGGCCCATGCAAGAGGTGATGTGGTCCGGATTGATCTCGAGGCCAAAACCGGTGGCCTGCTTTTCATCCTGCAGGTAGGCCAGCAGCGTGCCATCGCCGCAACCCAGGTCCAGCACATGGCTCTGGGGGCTAATCCACTTTTCAATGATTTCCAGGTCGGCCCTCATCCGTTTACCTCCCGCGCAATGCGGCTCATATAGGCGGTGAAGGTATCCGTATACCGCGGTGTGGGAATGAGAAACGCGTCGTGCCCCCACGGAGCGTCGATTTCGGCGTAGCTCACCTTTCTGCGGGCGGCGATCATGGCTTTGACCAGTTCCTCGGAGCGGGCTGGGGTAAAGCGCCAGTCGGTGCTGAAGGAAAGCACCAGAAACTCGCATTGAGCATGGGTCAGGGCCTTGGCCAGATCGTTGTCGTACTCAAAGGCCGGATCGAAGTAGTCCAGCGCACGGGTCATTAGGAGATACGTATTGGCATCGAAGGTTTCCGAGAAACGCTCACCCTGGTAGCGCAGGTAGCTTTCCACCTGGAATTCGGCATCGTAGCCGAACTTGTAGGCTTCCTCGCGTAGCTCACGGCCAAATTTTTCACCCATGGAGGCGTCGGACAGGTAGGTAATGTGCCCGACCATTCGTGCCAGCATCAGGCCATGGCGCGGCGTGGCGTTGTGTTCGCCGTAACGGCCGCCGTGAAACTCTGGGTCGGAGGTGATGG
Coding sequences:
- the trmB gene encoding tRNA (guanosine(46)-N7)-methyltransferase TrmB, yielding MTDENDKRHSSQDETVTTRRGIRSFVLRQGRMTEGQKKAYDRSWPRFGLTREHGMIDPRQVFGREAVLNLEIGFGMGQSLATMAEAAPEQDFIGVEVHTAGVGALLKEVEERQLENVRIYSIDANDVIDLCLPDASLDRVMLFFPDPWHKKRHHKRRLVQVDFVQRIRHKLRVGGIFHLATDWENYSEHMMDVMSQSEGFANTLPEGGFSPRPQDRPLTKFEQRGLQRGHGVWDLLFRRTN
- the metW gene encoding methionine biosynthesis protein MetW, which translates into the protein MRADLEIIEKWISPQSHVLDLGCGDGTLLAYLQDEKQATGFGLEINPDHITSCMGRGVSVIEQNLDLQGLGNFEDQSFDVVLMTQALQAVRRPDIVLDEMLRLGRECIVTFPNFAYWRLRWYLMRRGRMPESETLPYKWYNTPNIHLCTFKDFEGLCYRKNIHIMNRTVVDSEHRYRWFSRLWPNMLGQIAIYRITR
- the hemW gene encoding radical SAM family heme chaperone HemW, whose translation is MSTHPGSLKLPPLSLYIHVPWCVRKCPYCDFNSHALKTDIPEDAYLNALEEDLKPDLAGVQGRSIETVFIGGGTPSLMSADFYHRLFDRLGRHLSFAPDAEITLEANPGTVEQARFEGFRSAGINRLSLGIQSFDPQQLENLGRIHDDRDAHRAIAAAREAGFDNFNLDLMHGLPGQTVEQALADLDAALQYAPPHLSWYQLTLEPNTEFYSRPPDLPEDDQLWDIHQAGHAHLRQHGFTAYEISAWCQPGQASRHNLNYWRFGDYLALGAGAHGKVTFADTSEIRRFWKTRQPEAYLQRLGSRTAGQQVLARDDLPLEFMMNVLRLDEGVEEAAFQAYTGLPLQEIAAILKALRSDGLLEQNRLQATPLGQRYLNSILERFLL
- the rdgB gene encoding RdgB/HAM1 family non-canonical purine NTP pyrophosphatase, which codes for MNEQRLVLASNNAGKIRELSELLAPLNLTVESQASLGVPEAEEPAVTFVENALIKARNAASHTGLPALADDSGLAVDALRGAPGVRSARYAGENASDRDNIEHLLDALKDISDDRRGAQFHCVLVYLRHAQDPTPIICHGVWHGSILREPVGTGGFGYDPVFWVPDTGCAAAELERTVKGRMSHRGKALEGLLASLKLRGGA
- a CDS encoding DUF4426 domain-containing protein, with translation MRSKTLIHRLFVLLAACALLAGAQAHAGQYKKFGDYQVHYSIFPSSFLTPEVAAQYGIVRSKSIGIVNVSILEKTEQGGLQPVSGQVEGQVMNDIRQSRFLGFRRISEGKATYYIAEFQFSDGELLTFQLEANVPGTRDPMPIRVAQTLVND